GAGCAGGCGCTCATGAATAAGCTGCAGCAGTTTCTGCTGGAACTTGGCAAGGGCTTCGCTTTTGTCGCACGTCAGCAGCGCGTAAGCACAGAAACGCAGGATTTTTATATTGACCTCGTGTTCTATAACTATGTGCTCAAGTGTTTTGTGCTGATCGATCTGAAGACAGGTCATCTTTCGCATCAGGATATCGGTCAGATGGACATGTATGTGCGTCTGTATGACGATTTGCGCCGTGGGGAAGGCGACAACCCGACAGTTGGAATATTGCTTTGTGGCAGCAAGGATCATTCGGTTGCCAGGTATTCCGTATTGCACGAAAGTCAGCAGTTATTTGCAAGCAAATACAGGTTGGTGCTGCCCAGCGAAGAGGAACTTCGCCGGGAACTGGACCGTGAAACCCAGGCTGCGCGGTCGTGGCTTAGCGATTAAGAGAAGCCGCCCATGCACATATTCTCCGTCTGCACCCTCACTCAAGCCATCAAGGACGTCCTCGAGGGCGAATTCCCGTTCGTCTGGGTCCGGGGGCAGGTTTCCAACCTCTCTCGCCCGCCGTCCGGGCATGTGTATTTTTCCCTCAAGGACGATGACGCCACCTTGAGCGTGGTCTGGTTCAAGGGGGCTCAGCCCAAGGGTTCCAAGGAAGGAGACGAGCGGGTCAATCCTGTTACCGGCGAGGTGGAGAGCGGGGAGCCTTTTGAGCTTTGCGATGGGCAGGAAGTGCTCGTGGCCGGGCGCATGAATGTCTATCCGCCGCGCGGGGCCTATCAGCTGGTGGCGGAGTTGGTGCAGGGGCAGGGTTTGGGCGAGTTGGCCGTGGCCTTTGAGGCCATGAAGGCCAAACTTGCCGCCAAAGGGTATTTCGATCCGGACCGCAAGATGGTCCTGCCGCGCAATCCGCGTCGGGTGGCCGTGGTCACGGCTCCCCAAGGCGCGGCCTTGCAGGATTTTCTGCGCATCGCGGGCGACCGGGGCTATGGTGCCACCATTCGGGTCTATCCGAGCCTGGTGCAGGGCGAGAGCGCTCCGGCCCAGATCGCCGCCGCCCTGGACCGCGCCGACCGGGACGGATGGGCCGATGTCATCGCGCTCATTCGCGGCGGCGGGTCTCTCGAAGACCTGTGGGCCTTCAACACCGAGCCCGTGGCCGAGGCCGTGTTCCGGGCGCGGCTGCCGGTCGTGTGTGGGGTGGGGCATGAGGTGGATACGAGCATAGCCGATCTGGTGGCGGACCAGCGCGCGGCCACGCCGTCCCACGCGGCGCAGATTTTGTGGACCGAACGCGGCGTGCTGCGTCAGCAGACCGACGAAACTTTCCTGGCCCTGACGCGCGGCATGGATCGCTTGCTGGACCTGCGCGAGCGGGATCTGCAGCGCCATGCGCAGGGACTTGCCTGGCATTCCCCGGCCCGTCGCATCGAGCGCGGCGGCTTTGAACTGGAGCGCTTGGCAGGCCGTCTGCAGCAGGCCATTGGCACGCAGGTGGAAAGCCGCGCCATGACTCTGGCGCGTCTGCAGGATCGGATGTATCGATCCTTTGGCCCGGCCGCGATGCTGGCGCTGCGTTCGGAGCTGGACAGGGCGGAAGGGGCCCTGGAGCAGGCCGGAAGCCGTTTCGTGCGCGTGCGTCTGGAAAGTCTGCGTGGAATCGAAGGCCGTCTGGCCGCCCTGGACCCTGCGGCCCCGCTGGCGCGTGGGTACGCGCTGGTCAGGGGTTCAGCCGGTTTTGTTCGTTCGCGGGAAGATGTGCAGGCGGGGGATGAAATCCGGGTACAGGTCGCGGACGGGGAATTTTCAGCGGAGGTGTTGCCATGACGTTTGGGCGAGTTCTTTTTTTCATGCTTTTGACCCTGTTCCTCTCGGCCACGCCTGGCCCGAGCCTGCATGCGGCGCAGCTGCGCCTGGAGTGTCCGGAGGTCATCGGCATCGGTCTGCCTTTCGTGGTCAGGGTCGAGTCCGACGAGCCTCTGGACCGGCTGCGCGTGGAGTGGGCCGGGAAGACGCTTAACGTGCCCGGCGCCGGAAAGACCACCGTTGAATTTCTGCTCGGCACCGACGTGCTCAAATCCAGGCCCGGCACCGAGACCCTGCGCATCCTCAAGCTTGGCCTCAGCCCCTTGGCCGTGCAGACCTCCATTCTGATCGAGCAGCGCGACTTTCCCGAACAGCGCCTGACCGTGCCCACGGAGATGGCCAGCCCTCCGGCGGCGGTACGGGAGCGCATCGCCCGTGAAAACGCCGAGGTGCGGTCGGTGCTCGGCGCGGTCTCGCCCGTCAATCATCTGGTTCTACCGCTCATGCGGCCTGTGCCGGGCGAAGTCAGCAGCGCTTACGGGCTGAAGCGTTTTTTCAATGATATGGAGCGCAACCCGCACCGCGGGCTTGATCTGCGGGCCGCGTTGGGCGATCCCGTACGGGCCGCCGCGCCCGGGCAGATCGTGCTGGCGGCGGATCATTACTATGGCGGCCGTTCGGTTTTTCTCGATCACGGCCTGGGCGTGTTCACCGTCTACATGCATCTGGACGAGATCAAGGTCCGTCAGGGCGATATGGTCGAGGCCGGGGAGATTCTCGGGCTGGCGGGCCAGACCGGGCGGGTCACGGGGCCGCATCTGCACCTGGGCCTCTACGTGCTCGATCTGGCCATGGACCCGGCGGCCCTTTTTTTCGCGAAACAAAGCCAATAAACAAGGCGTGACATGGCAAAAGCACAACAGACTTTCGAGAAACGGCTGGAACGGGTCCGTGAGATTACGGCCCTGCTTGAAAGCGGGGATCTGCCTCTGGAACAGGGGGTGAAGCTCTTTCAGGAAGGGGTGCGCCTCTCCAAGGAATGCGCGGCGGAACTGGAACAGGCCCGCATCATCGTCGAGAGCGCCGGTCAGGAATCAGCGGCGCAGTCCGGGATTGCGTCCGGAGACGAAGCATGAATCCGCAGGAAATGAAGGCCGAGCTTAAGGCCCTGGGCGCTCTGGTGGAAGCCCGCCTAACCACGATTTTTGGCGATGGCCGCAGTCCGGCGCCTCTGGTCGCTTCCATGGAATACTCCCTCATGGCCGGTGGCAAGCGCTTGCGTCCGGTGCTCTGTCTGGCCTGGGCCGAGCTGGTGGGCGGGGAAGCCGCCAAGGTGCTTGATTTCGCCTGCGCCATCGAGTGCATTCACACCTACTCCCTCATTCACGACGACCTGCCGGCCATGGACGACGACGACCTGCGCCGGGGCAAGCCTTCCAATCACAAGCAGTTCGACGAGGCCACGGCCATCCTGGCTGGGGATGGCCTTTTGACCGAGGCCTTTACCTTGGCGTCGTCTCTTGAGTTGCGGCCGGAGAGGATCCTTAAAGCCGTTTTTCACCTCTCGACTGCGGCCGGTCCGCGTGGCATGGTCGGCGGTCAGGTTTTGGACATGGGGCTGACCGGGAAATCCGCAAGCCTGCCGCAGCTGCGCGAGATGCATGCCAAAAAGACCGGGGCGCTGATCGAGACGTCCTGCGTCACGGGCTGCATTCTTGGCGGCGGAAGCGACTCCGAGCAGCCCAAGGCTTCGGAATATGGACAGGCCATCGGTCTGGCCTTCCAAGTCACGGATGACATTCTGGACGTGATCGGGGACGAGGCCGCGCTCGGCAAGCCCGTGGGCAGCGACCAGGCCCAGGGCAAATCGACATATCCGGCCCTGCTCGGCATTGATCAGAGCAGAGTTCTGGCCAGGCAAAGCGTGGATCAGGCCCTGGCTGCCCTGGCGGGATTTTCCCACCCTCGCGCCGATTTTTTGCGGGCTGTGGCCCTCTATATTTTGGATAGAACGCATTAGGAGCTTCAATGACTGAACAAACCCTGCAGGAACTTTTTCCCATCCTGGCCGCCATCAAGAATCCCGGCGACGTGCAGGCCATGGATGAAAAGGAACTGACCAGGCTTGGCGAAGAGATTCGCCGCATGATCATTCAGACCGTGTCTGCTACGGGGGGGCATCTGGCTCCTTCCCTGGGGGTGGTGGAGCTGACTATGGCGCTGCTTCGCGTCTTTAACCCCGCCCGCGACCGTATTGTCTGGGACGTGGGGCATCAGGCCTATGCCTACAAGCTGTTGACCGGCAGGCTCGGACGCTTCCACACCCTGCGTCAGTTGGACGGGATCAGTGGCTTTCCCCGGATCTGCGAGAGCCCCTTCGATCATTTCGGCGTCGGCCACTCTTCGACTTCCATTTCCGCCGCTTTAGGCATGGCCGCCGCCCGCGACCTGTCCCATCAGGATCACAAGGTTGTGGCCGTCATCGGCGATGGCTCCATGACCGCCGGTCTGGCCTATGAGGGCCTCAACCAGGCCGGGGGGCTGGGCAAGAATATGGTCGTTGTTTTAAACGACAACGAGATGTCCATTTCGCGCAATGTCGGGGCGCTGTCCTCGTTCTTGAGTCGCAAGCTGTCCAAGCGCTGGGTGCAGCGCTTCAAGAAGGAAGCCGAGAACATCATGCGCCAGATCCCGAGGATCGGCGACGATCTGGCCGAATACGCCCGCCGCAGCGAGGACTCACTCAAAAGTTTCTTCACGCCGGGCATGCTCTTCGAGGCTTTCCGCTTCACCTACATCGGTCCCTTGCAGGGCCACGACATGCGCATGCTGACCAATGTCTTTCAGCAGACCAGGGAGCTTGAAGGCCCCATTCTGGTTCATGTCCTGACCAAGAAGGGCAAGGGGTACGCTCCGGCCGAAACCAATCCGACTTTTTTTCATGGGGTGGGCTGCTTTGAGCCCGAGACCGGGGCGGCCCGAAAGTTTGCGGCCTGTGCCCTGCCCAGCTACACGGAAGTGTTCGGCTCCACCCTGTGCAAGCTGGCCGAAAAGGACGAGCGCGTCGTGGCCATCACCGCTGCCATGCCCGAGGGCACCGGGGTGAGCTGCTTCGCGGACAGGTTTCCGGAACGCTTTTTTGATGTCGGCATCTGCGAGCAGCACGCCGTAACCTTTGCCGCCGGGCTGGCCTCGCAGGGCATGAAGCCCGTGGTGGCCATCTACTCGACCTTCATGCAGCGTTCCTACGACCAGGTCGTGCACGACGTCTGCCTGCAGAATCTGAACGTCACCTTCTGCCTGGACCGGAGCGGCCTGGTCGGCGAGGACGGGGCTACGCATCACGGCGTGTACGACCTGTCCTTTCTGCGCCATATCCCGGGCCTGGTGGTCATGGCCCCGCGCAACGAGCCCGAGCTGCAGCATATGCTGGCCACGGCTTTGGCCCATGAAGGCCCGGTGGCCTTGCGGTATCCGCGCGGAGTGGGCGAGGGCGCGGCTTTGGTCGAGACGCCGGAAATTCTTCCCCTCGGCCGGGGCGAGCTGCTGCGCGAGGGATCGGACGGAGTCATCGTGGCGCTTGGCAGCCGGGTCAACCCTGCCCTGGAGGCTGCCCGGATGCTGTGCGAGGAGACAGGCCGGGAAGTGGCCGTGTTCAACGCCCGTTTCGTCAAGCCCCTGCCTGCGGAGCAGCTGCTGGTCTTGGCCGGCTCGCAACCCTTTATGCTTCTGGTCGAGGAGAACGCCTTGCCCGGAGGCTTCGGTTCCGCCGTGCTTGAGCTTCTGGCCGACCACGACGCGCTTTCCAGCCTGCGCGTGAAGCGGTTGGGCGTTCCGGACCGCTTCGTTGAACACGGCAGCCAGAAGGAACTCCGGGCCCAGGTCGGCATCAATAGGGACGGGATTTTGAATACGTTACGGGCGATGGTCCGCTGATTTCCGGCCGGAGCTGACTTCGAAAACCTTTGTCATGGCGCCTACTTCCCGCCCAGTGCTTCGAAGCCGGAGATGACGTCGAACAGTTCCGCATCGATGTCGCTCTGGCGCAAACGATGAAACGTTCCGTTGAGAACCTCCAGCAATTCATCGATGTTTTTATCGGCGCGTTGCATCGCCGATAGGCGGCTCGCATTTTCACTCGCAAGGGATTCGGCGCACGCGCGGAAAAGCGAGACGAAAAGATATTCACGGATGAGCGCTCGCAAGGTCGATGTGCCGCTGCCCATGACTTCGGGCAGGTTTTTCGTCGGCCAGGGAAGTTCGGTCAGCTTGCGTCGCCATTTTTCGTCCAGTGGGAGCAGTCGCTGATTGACGGGCGCGTAAACCGCCCCGGAAGTGGGGCGGTTATAGAAGAGGTGGAAGTCGGTGACTTCACTCTGGTTGCGAAGCCTCTCGCTCTTCACGAGAATTTGTCCTACGAGCGGTGTGATGCCTTTGACGGAGTTCGGCACGGTAAAGAGTCCCGTCAGCGGCAGGCCCGCATCCGCCAGACGCGCATGAACGCGCTCACCGACCGCCCAGACCTCCGGGTTGGCCGGTAGGGTAGCCAGCGTCTTGATTGCGTAATCGGCGACCACGTCATTGAACTGGCCCACCAGTCCCTGGTCTGAACCGAACACGACCGCGCCAATCACGCCCGAAACAACACGTCCTTTCCGTTCAAGATTCATGGGTGCCGGTCCACTTTGTCGGAAACATGCATTCAAACCAAGCTCCACAGTACGAAAGTAATCGGCGAGCGCACGCACCGATTGCTCGTATTGTTCAATGCTTGAGGCGGCCACGGCCTTCATCGTGCGGACGACGGATTGGAGATCACCGGCTGTGCCGATTTTTCGGCGCAGATTCGCTATGGTGTCGCTCATGACTTCTTCTCGATTTTAGAAACAGGCCCGGGTTTGACCTCCGTGTCGTTTTTTTTGATTTCCACTGGCGTGGGTTGGAAGTTTGCCAGCGAGTTGCGGGCGATTTGAATAATCGTTGTCCGATCCTCGTCGCTCAATTTTTCGGCTGTATATAATCTCTCATTCACCTTTGGCGGGATATCCGCAGCCGCTTTTTGCACGGCATTCTCGGCTTCCGTCATCTGGTCAATCGGTACAAGGTCGAAGAGTTCCGCAGTCAACGCCAAAAGCACGGCGATTTGCGCGGGCACTGGCACAGGGGTGGATTCCTGCTGTTTGAGACAGGCCCTGATTCGCAGTCCGTGCTCGATGATCTTGCGGGTGTCTTCATCCAGACGTGCTCCGAATCGGGAAAAGGTTTCGAGTTCCTCAAACTGCGCATAAGCGAGCTTGAGGTCGCCCGCCACCGCGCGATAGGCCGCTCGTTGCGCTTTGCCGCCGACGCGCGAAACGGACTTCCCCACATCGACCGCAGGCAGCACACCCAATTCGAACAGCGACGGAGAGAGGTAGATTTGACCATCCGTGATGGAAATCAGGTTGGTCGGAATATAGGCGGAAATGTCCTGCGCTTCGGTTTCGATGACAGGCAGAGCGGTGAGAGAGCCGCCACCGGCCTCTTCGCGCAGATGCGTCGCGCGTTCGAGCAGTCGCGAGTGGATATAGAAGATGTCGCCGGGGAACGCTTCGCGACCGGGCGGACGGCGCAGCAGGAGAGAGAGTTCGCGGTAGGCGCGCGCGTGGTGGGTGAGGTCGTCGTAAACAATCAGCACATCCCGGCCCGCTTCCATGAAATACTCCGCGATGCTGGTCGCGGCGTAAGGGGCGATGTACGCGAGGCCCGGGGGGTCGTTGCCTTCGGTCACGACAATGACGGCGTACTCCATCGCGCCATTTTCCTGCAAGGTTGCCACGGCCTTCGCCACGGCGGACGCACGCTGACCGATGGCGCAGTAGACGCACAAGACATTCTGGTCGCGCTGGTTGAGGATTGTGTCTATGGCAATGGCGGTCTTGCCCGTCTGGCGGTCGCCGAGAATCAACTCGCGTTGGCCGCGCCCAACGGGAATGAGCGCGTCGACGACCTTGAGGCCGGTCTGCAGAGGTACCGTGACGGGAGAGCGGTCCATGATGGGCGGGGCAGTGCGCTCGACGGGCAGGCGATGGTTTGCGGCCACTGGCCCGTTGCCGTCGAGAGGCCGACCGAGCGGGTCGATGACGCGTCCGAGCAGACCATCGCCCACGCCCACATCCATGACCCGACCCGTACGCCGGACTTCATTTCCCGCTTGAAGATGCCAGTATTCGCCGAGCAGGACAATGCCGATTTCATCCTCGTCCACGTTGAACGCGATGCCCAGCACATCGCCGGGAAACGTCACCAATTCATCATAGCCCACACCGGGAAGACCCGACACCTTGGCAATGCCGGTGGCGACGCTGGTGATCGTGCCCACCTCCCGTGGCGTCAGTTGCGGCGTGAATGTTTTCCGCACATGACTTATTCCGGCGAACACGCTGTCGAAAACGTTCTGAAGACTCTCGGGTTTCATGCTCATGGGCTCTTTGTAACGGCCCTAGGTTCTTTAGGTTCGGGCTCGTCCTTGGCTTTAGACTTGTGTTGGGCTTTGGGTTTGGCGTTTTTTTTCAGGAGTTCGTCGACCCCTTCTTCCAGCGAAGACAGATAATCCGCAATGCTCCACGCTACCTTTTGTCCATTTGTGGTCAGCTCAATGCCGCTGATCAGGTTCGGCGCGGTCTGGAATTGAACGTGGACTTCAGACGAGAAGGTTTCGTTGAGCGCATTTTGTATCGCCTTGTGTTGCTCCGCCGGCAGGTCGTAGGCGCTGCGCACTAATGCGGGGCTTGGTCCTGTTTTAAGGGCTGCAGCGAGGCTTTCCTTCGCCTGGCTGTCCAACTCTCGCAAACGGCGAATGAACGTTTCGACCAGGCGTTCTTCCAAGCTCGTCGTGGCGAGATCGGTCAACGCCTTTCGCGCGATGGCGAATACTTCCTGTTGTGTTCGGCGGCTGATTGTTCGGCGTAAGGCATGTTCTTCGTTTCTCAGCGTTTCCTGTCGTTTGGCTTGTACGGCGTCGGCCGCATCCCGTGCTTCGTCGAGGAGTCGTTGACGCTCAGCTTTCACCTCGTCCATCGCTTTGTTCAACAGCGTGGCGCGTTGTCGGTCGAATTCCTCGTTTTTTTGCTGAAACTCGTCGCTCTTTTTTTGGGCTGCGGCCTCTTTCATGTCGGCGTTCGCGAGTCTCGTGGCGATCCGCTTTTCCCGCTCTTCGATGGCGCGAAGGATGGGTTTGTAAAGAAAGCGCTTCAGCAACCACATCAGGACGAGAAAGTTGAGCGTTTGCGCTCCGACCGTGAACCAATCGACTATCATGGCATTACTTCCCCGCGACTTGGGCGATGGCGTAGTTCCAGAACGGGTTGGCAAAGATGAGAATCATCGAGACCACGAAACAGTAAATGGCCGTGGATTCGATCATCGCCAGGCCCACGAACAAAGTCCGAGTGATGGTAGCGGAGGCATCAGGTTGCTGTGCCAGAGATGTCAGCGCCGTCGCGACCGCTTTTCCTTCGGACAGTGCAGGCCCTAT
This DNA window, taken from Desulfomicrobium sp. ZS1, encodes the following:
- the dxs gene encoding 1-deoxy-D-xylulose-5-phosphate synthase; its protein translation is MTEQTLQELFPILAAIKNPGDVQAMDEKELTRLGEEIRRMIIQTVSATGGHLAPSLGVVELTMALLRVFNPARDRIVWDVGHQAYAYKLLTGRLGRFHTLRQLDGISGFPRICESPFDHFGVGHSSTSISAALGMAAARDLSHQDHKVVAVIGDGSMTAGLAYEGLNQAGGLGKNMVVVLNDNEMSISRNVGALSSFLSRKLSKRWVQRFKKEAENIMRQIPRIGDDLAEYARRSEDSLKSFFTPGMLFEAFRFTYIGPLQGHDMRMLTNVFQQTRELEGPILVHVLTKKGKGYAPAETNPTFFHGVGCFEPETGAARKFAACALPSYTEVFGSTLCKLAEKDERVVAITAAMPEGTGVSCFADRFPERFFDVGICEQHAVTFAAGLASQGMKPVVAIYSTFMQRSYDQVVHDVCLQNLNVTFCLDRSGLVGEDGATHHGVYDLSFLRHIPGLVVMAPRNEPELQHMLATALAHEGPVALRYPRGVGEGAALVETPEILPLGRGELLREGSDGVIVALGSRVNPALEAARMLCEETGREVAVFNARFVKPLPAEQLLVLAGSQPFMLLVEENALPGGFGSAVLELLADHDALSSLRVKRLGVPDRFVEHGSQKELRAQVGINRDGILNTLRAMVR
- a CDS encoding F0F1 ATP synthase subunit delta, whose product is MIVDWFTVGAQTLNFLVLMWLLKRFLYKPILRAIEEREKRIATRLANADMKEAAAQKKSDEFQQKNEEFDRQRATLLNKAMDEVKAERQRLLDEARDAADAVQAKRQETLRNEEHALRRTISRRTQQEVFAIARKALTDLATTSLEERLVETFIRRLRELDSQAKESLAAALKTGPSPALVRSAYDLPAEQHKAIQNALNETFSSEVHVQFQTAPNLISGIELTTNGQKVAWSIADYLSSLEEGVDELLKKNAKPKAQHKSKAKDEPEPKEPRAVTKSP
- a CDS encoding alternate F1F0 ATPase, F1 subunit alpha, whose product is MKPESLQNVFDSVFAGISHVRKTFTPQLTPREVGTITSVATGIAKVSGLPGVGYDELVTFPGDVLGIAFNVDEDEIGIVLLGEYWHLQAGNEVRRTGRVMDVGVGDGLLGRVIDPLGRPLDGNGPVAANHRLPVERTAPPIMDRSPVTVPLQTGLKVVDALIPVGRGQRELILGDRQTGKTAIAIDTILNQRDQNVLCVYCAIGQRASAVAKAVATLQENGAMEYAVIVVTEGNDPPGLAYIAPYAATSIAEYFMEAGRDVLIVYDDLTHHARAYRELSLLLRRPPGREAFPGDIFYIHSRLLERATHLREEAGGGSLTALPVIETEAQDISAYIPTNLISITDGQIYLSPSLFELGVLPAVDVGKSVSRVGGKAQRAAYRAVAGDLKLAYAQFEELETFSRFGARLDEDTRKIIEHGLRIRACLKQQESTPVPVPAQIAVLLALTAELFDLVPIDQMTEAENAVQKAAADIPPKVNERLYTAEKLSDEDRTTIIQIARNSLANFQPTPVEIKKNDTEVKPGPVSKIEKKS
- the xseA gene encoding exodeoxyribonuclease VII large subunit: MHIFSVCTLTQAIKDVLEGEFPFVWVRGQVSNLSRPPSGHVYFSLKDDDATLSVVWFKGAQPKGSKEGDERVNPVTGEVESGEPFELCDGQEVLVAGRMNVYPPRGAYQLVAELVQGQGLGELAVAFEAMKAKLAAKGYFDPDRKMVLPRNPRRVAVVTAPQGAALQDFLRIAGDRGYGATIRVYPSLVQGESAPAQIAAALDRADRDGWADVIALIRGGGSLEDLWAFNTEPVAEAVFRARLPVVCGVGHEVDTSIADLVADQRAATPSHAAQILWTERGVLRQQTDETFLALTRGMDRLLDLRERDLQRHAQGLAWHSPARRIERGGFELERLAGRLQQAIGTQVESRAMTLARLQDRMYRSFGPAAMLALRSELDRAEGALEQAGSRFVRVRLESLRGIEGRLAALDPAAPLARGYALVRGSAGFVRSREDVQAGDEIRVQVADGEFSAEVLP
- a CDS encoding F0F1 ATP synthase subunit gamma, whose amino-acid sequence is MSDTIANLRRKIGTAGDLQSVVRTMKAVAASSIEQYEQSVRALADYFRTVELGLNACFRQSGPAPMNLERKGRVVSGVIGAVVFGSDQGLVGQFNDVVADYAIKTLATLPANPEVWAVGERVHARLADAGLPLTGLFTVPNSVKGITPLVGQILVKSERLRNQSEVTDFHLFYNRPTSGAVYAPVNQRLLPLDEKWRRKLTELPWPTKNLPEVMGSGTSTLRALIREYLFVSLFRACAESLASENASRLSAMQRADKNIDELLEVLNGTFHRLRQSDIDAELFDVISGFEALGGK
- a CDS encoding M23 family metallopeptidase, yielding MTFGRVLFFMLLTLFLSATPGPSLHAAQLRLECPEVIGIGLPFVVRVESDEPLDRLRVEWAGKTLNVPGAGKTTVEFLLGTDVLKSRPGTETLRILKLGLSPLAVQTSILIEQRDFPEQRLTVPTEMASPPAAVRERIARENAEVRSVLGAVSPVNHLVLPLMRPVPGEVSSAYGLKRFFNDMERNPHRGLDLRAALGDPVRAAAPGQIVLAADHYYGGRSVFLDHGLGVFTVYMHLDEIKVRQGDMVEAGEILGLAGQTGRVTGPHLHLGLYVLDLAMDPAALFFAKQSQ
- a CDS encoding F0F1 ATP synthase subunit C, which encodes MDSMTIIAVTSIVIAGITISFGTIGPALSEGKAVATALTSLAQQPDASATITRTLFVGLAMIESTAIYCFVVSMILIFANPFWNYAIAQVAGK
- a CDS encoding polyprenyl synthetase family protein, yielding MNPQEMKAELKALGALVEARLTTIFGDGRSPAPLVASMEYSLMAGGKRLRPVLCLAWAELVGGEAAKVLDFACAIECIHTYSLIHDDLPAMDDDDLRRGKPSNHKQFDEATAILAGDGLLTEAFTLASSLELRPERILKAVFHLSTAAGPRGMVGGQVLDMGLTGKSASLPQLREMHAKKTGALIETSCVTGCILGGGSDSEQPKASEYGQAIGLAFQVTDDILDVIGDEAALGKPVGSDQAQGKSTYPALLGIDQSRVLARQSVDQALAALAGFSHPRADFLRAVALYILDRTH
- the xseB gene encoding exodeoxyribonuclease VII small subunit — translated: MAKAQQTFEKRLERVREITALLESGDLPLEQGVKLFQEGVRLSKECAAELEQARIIVESAGQESAAQSGIASGDEA